A genomic window from Halorubrum trapanicum includes:
- a CDS encoding succinylglutamate desuccinylase/aspartoacylase family protein: protein MHTSRELTLARLPSGVPIRTTVHAYGEGELVDGDDGPELDAPDDAPVVYAQAAQHGREVNGTAVLRRLHERLVGDGADPVDGDETGHGHGPTAADLAGTLVTVPVADPLTFDHVSYTTPESLDSRQPNMNRCWPGDPEGSLHERMAARLWRFAGAADAVVDLHTGSPSMATHTVYMRGDGACRGLAEAFGTDLLLAEAAGDDADTEWDERGFAGKLRVAATREGIPTITPELAHSKEIVPEAVEAGVAGTLGALRHEGLLAGEPDAWDGVVARNHLGRVIADDSGLFVPEPDLAVGDRVREGERVGEVFDPTTFETLQVARADRDGIAYSVAREATVTAGATLVGVAERIDGE from the coding sequence ATGCACACCAGCAGAGAGCTGACGCTCGCGCGGCTCCCCTCCGGCGTGCCGATCCGGACGACGGTCCACGCGTACGGCGAGGGCGAACTCGTCGACGGCGACGACGGTCCCGAACTCGACGCGCCCGACGACGCGCCCGTGGTGTACGCGCAGGCCGCCCAGCACGGGAGAGAGGTGAACGGGACCGCGGTCCTCAGGCGGCTCCACGAGCGACTCGTCGGAGACGGAGCCGATCCCGTCGACGGGGACGAAACGGGGCACGGACACGGTCCGACGGCCGCCGACCTCGCCGGCACGCTCGTGACGGTGCCCGTCGCCGACCCGCTCACCTTCGACCACGTCTCGTACACGACGCCGGAGTCGCTCGACTCGCGGCAGCCGAACATGAACCGCTGCTGGCCCGGCGACCCGGAGGGGTCGCTCCACGAGCGGATGGCGGCCCGGCTCTGGCGGTTCGCGGGCGCGGCGGACGCGGTCGTCGACCTCCACACGGGGTCGCCGTCGATGGCGACGCATACGGTGTACATGCGCGGCGACGGGGCCTGCCGCGGGCTCGCGGAGGCGTTCGGCACGGACCTCCTGCTCGCGGAGGCCGCGGGCGACGACGCGGACACCGAGTGGGACGAGCGGGGGTTCGCCGGGAAGCTCCGGGTCGCCGCCACGCGCGAGGGGATCCCGACGATCACGCCCGAACTCGCGCACAGCAAGGAGATCGTCCCGGAGGCGGTCGAGGCCGGCGTGGCTGGAACCCTCGGCGCGCTGCGGCACGAGGGGCTCTTGGCGGGCGAGCCCGACGCGTGGGACGGCGTCGTCGCGCGCAACCACCTCGGGCGCGTGATCGCCGACGACTCCGGGCTGTTCGTCCCCGAGCCCGACCTCGCGGTCGGCGACCGGGTGCGCGAGGGCGAGCGGGTCGGCGAGGTGTTCGACCCGACGACGTTCGAGACGCTCCAGGTCGCGCGCGCCGACCGCGACGGGATCGCGTACTCGGTCGCCCGGGAGGCGACCGTCACCGCGGGCGCGACGCTCGTCGGCGTCGCGGAGCGGATCGACGGGGAGTAG
- a CDS encoding MBL fold metallo-hydrolase, which translates to MRVTLLGTGDTTGTPTVGCDCDTCEAARERGVSRSRFSVHVANERTGESLLVDFSPDFRQQFLAADVPLPDAGLVTHIHFDHLDGLGNVYRLVDGLPVHAPSETDPATDESVAETIRDKYDYLEDRIGVHARDPFEPFETCGFEVRFVPVDHPPLLCYGVVIEDPETGAKLSLTGDTSYDVPERSREALAGADLLLADAIVPASLCEHHPIGGRHEGPDGVPRTFGTKHMTREGALALAEDLDADRTRLVHLAHFYPADEAFEEPLAVDGETYEL; encoded by the coding sequence ATGCGGGTCACCCTCCTCGGGACGGGCGACACGACGGGGACGCCGACGGTCGGCTGCGACTGCGACACCTGCGAGGCGGCCCGCGAGCGCGGGGTGTCGCGGTCGCGCTTCTCCGTCCACGTCGCCAACGAGCGCACCGGCGAGTCGCTGCTCGTCGACTTCAGTCCCGACTTCAGACAGCAGTTCCTCGCGGCCGACGTCCCGCTCCCGGACGCCGGGCTCGTGACGCACATCCACTTCGACCACCTCGACGGGCTGGGGAACGTTTACCGGCTCGTCGACGGGCTCCCGGTCCACGCGCCCTCGGAGACCGACCCCGCGACCGACGAGAGCGTCGCGGAGACGATCCGCGACAAGTACGACTACCTCGAGGACCGGATCGGCGTCCACGCCCGCGACCCCTTCGAGCCGTTCGAGACCTGCGGGTTCGAGGTGCGGTTCGTCCCCGTCGATCACCCGCCGCTGCTGTGTTACGGCGTCGTGATCGAGGATCCGGAAACGGGCGCGAAGCTCTCGCTCACCGGCGACACCAGTTACGATGTCCCCGAGCGCTCCCGCGAGGCGCTCGCCGGCGCGGACCTGCTGCTCGCCGACGCCATCGTCCCCGCCTCGCTGTGCGAGCACCACCCGATCGGCGGCCGCCACGAGGGGCCGGACGGCGTCCCGCGGACGTTCGGCACGAAACACATGACTCGGGAGGGGGCGCTCGCGCTCGCCGAGGACCTCGACGCCGACCGGACGCGGCTCGTCCACCTCGCGCACTTCTACCCCGCCGACGAGGCGTTCGAGGAGCCGCTGGCGGTCGACGGCGAGACCTACGAGCTGTGA
- a CDS encoding molybdopterin-dependent oxidoreductase, with protein MAAQDRLRTALDRLEPPPRAVDWSLFAFVVAEAGTGLVSFTVGVPEGWPLFWLHRALGLGIVALLGWKLARVRRRLTDPTLWQRSTALSVLTLVAALGAIGTGVAWVFGLDVRVSYWTLLSVHVGFGLALVPLVAAHAATRFRLPRRVDFERRRTAVRYFALLAAGGATYRLQQGVNDALDTAGADRRFTGSQPREGDGNGAFPITSWVADDPDPIDRDDYRLTVDGLVSDPVELTADELAAGHETEALLDCTSGWYTVQEWGGTRVGELLEAAGELDDDAAYVRFTSVTGYRWSLPIEEAEDALLATHVGGERLSHGHGAPARLVAPDRRGFQWVKWVTRVEVRAEYDLGQWVVTLVSGFE; from the coding sequence ATGGCCGCCCAGGATCGCCTCCGGACCGCGCTCGACCGCCTGGAGCCGCCGCCGCGCGCGGTCGACTGGTCGCTGTTCGCGTTCGTCGTCGCCGAGGCGGGCACCGGCCTGGTCTCGTTCACCGTCGGCGTCCCCGAGGGGTGGCCCCTCTTCTGGCTCCACCGCGCGCTCGGGCTCGGGATCGTCGCGCTGCTCGGGTGGAAGCTCGCGCGGGTCCGCCGACGGCTCACCGACCCGACCCTGTGGCAGCGGTCGACCGCGCTGTCCGTCCTGACGCTCGTCGCCGCGCTCGGCGCGATCGGGACCGGCGTCGCGTGGGTGTTCGGGCTCGACGTACGGGTCTCGTACTGGACGCTGCTGTCCGTTCACGTCGGGTTCGGGCTCGCCTTGGTGCCGCTCGTGGCCGCGCACGCCGCCACCCGGTTCCGGCTCCCGCGCCGCGTCGACTTCGAGCGCCGGCGGACCGCGGTCCGCTACTTCGCGCTGCTCGCCGCGGGCGGCGCGACCTACCGGCTCCAGCAGGGGGTCAACGACGCGCTCGACACCGCGGGCGCCGACCGCCGATTCACCGGGTCACAGCCCCGCGAGGGGGACGGAAACGGGGCGTTCCCGATCACCTCGTGGGTCGCCGACGACCCCGACCCGATCGACCGCGACGACTACCGGTTGACCGTCGACGGCCTCGTGAGCGACCCCGTCGAACTGACGGCGGACGAGCTGGCGGCGGGCCACGAGACGGAGGCGCTGCTCGACTGTACCAGCGGCTGGTACACGGTCCAAGAGTGGGGCGGGACCCGGGTCGGCGAGCTCCTCGAGGCGGCCGGCGAACTCGACGACGACGCGGCCTACGTCCGGTTCACGTCCGTCACCGGCTACCGCTGGAGCCTCCCGATCGAGGAGGCCGAGGACGCCCTGCTCGCGACCCACGTCGGCGGCGAGCGGCTGAGCCACGGCCACGGCGCGCCCGCCCGACTCGTCGCGCCCGACCGGCGCGGGTTCCAGTGGGTGAAGTGGGTGACGCGCGTGGAGGTCCGGGCCGAGTACGACCTCGGGCAGTGGGTGGTGACGCTGGTGAGCGGGTTCGAGTAA
- a CDS encoding RNA-guided endonuclease TnpB family protein: protein MEVRRTVPVKLNVSDSDADLLHETISEFLWAANYVVDHAWQGEYKTTSKAELQRETYDDVRAETRLQANLVQNARNKAADAVQSVVARWKQGDYAGKPSFSAPTLVYDKRCATFNDDHATLSTVEGRITAEYVLPDGGHETPHSEYLFNDDYEVTGGELHYRDGEFYLHVRTKADVESETADEGDDEHNTVLGVDLGIENVAVTSTGTFWNGSELNHWHREFEKRRGSLQQRGTRAAHETIQSVGRTETGRYDHFLHTVSKELVAEAVEYDCDVIAFENLTGIRERMPNAKKFHEWAFRRLFEYVEYKAEAVGISVEQVSPAYTSQRCSKCGTTLRENRETQARFRCQKCGYEVNADYNAAKNIGLKHLRSAQTSSAGGAPVNVRLNRGTLNVNGDYEPASDGQNGSPRESPARNEANGEAVSE, encoded by the coding sequence ATGGAGGTCCGCCGCACCGTCCCTGTCAAGCTCAATGTGTCCGATAGCGACGCCGACCTCCTCCATGAAACTATCTCCGAGTTCCTGTGGGCCGCCAACTATGTCGTCGACCACGCCTGGCAAGGCGAGTATAAAACGACGAGCAAAGCCGAACTCCAACGTGAAACCTACGACGACGTGCGGGCTGAGACACGGTTACAAGCGAATCTCGTTCAGAACGCTCGCAACAAGGCCGCCGACGCCGTCCAAAGCGTCGTCGCTCGGTGGAAACAAGGCGACTACGCAGGGAAACCATCCTTTTCCGCTCCCACACTCGTCTACGATAAGCGGTGTGCGACGTTCAACGACGACCACGCGACGCTCTCGACCGTCGAAGGCCGCATCACCGCCGAGTACGTCCTTCCAGACGGGGGCCACGAGACGCCCCACTCGGAGTATCTGTTCAACGACGACTACGAAGTGACAGGCGGAGAACTTCACTATCGAGACGGCGAGTTCTACCTTCATGTCCGAACAAAGGCGGACGTGGAGTCCGAGACTGCCGATGAAGGTGACGACGAGCACAACACAGTCCTCGGCGTTGACCTCGGCATCGAAAACGTCGCCGTCACATCAACAGGCACGTTCTGGAACGGGTCAGAATTGAACCACTGGCACCGCGAGTTCGAAAAGCGGCGCGGGTCGCTCCAACAGCGCGGGACGCGGGCCGCTCACGAAACCATCCAATCGGTCGGACGAACGGAGACGGGACGCTACGACCACTTCTTACACACCGTCTCGAAGGAACTCGTCGCAGAAGCCGTCGAATACGACTGTGACGTAATCGCGTTCGAGAACCTGACGGGAATTCGCGAGCGGATGCCGAACGCCAAGAAGTTCCACGAGTGGGCGTTCCGGCGCCTGTTCGAGTATGTCGAGTACAAAGCCGAAGCCGTCGGCATCTCAGTTGAACAGGTGAGTCCCGCCTACACCTCCCAGCGGTGTTCGAAGTGTGGAACAACACTCCGAGAGAACCGCGAGACGCAAGCGCGGTTCCGCTGCCAGAAGTGCGGTTACGAAGTGAACGCCGACTACAACGCGGCGAAGAACATCGGTCTGAAGCATCTCCGCTCGGCGCAAACGTCGTCGGCCGGAGGCGCACCCGTAAACGTGCGCTTGAATCGCGGGACGTTGAACGTGAACGGCGATTACGAGCCTGCCAGCGATGGCCAGAACGGGAGTCCACGCGAAAGCCCCGCCCGCAACGAAGCGAACGGCGAAGCCGTGAGCGAGTAG